The following are from one region of the Oscarella lobularis chromosome 3, ooOscLobu1.1, whole genome shotgun sequence genome:
- the LOC136185110 gene encoding biogenesis of lysosome-related organelles complex 1 subunit 3-like: MSVVQGEDDESDEEVYGSGRAPAAVVSAQVVPGEASESDEEDEETPSDNVPIELESPSSSRDPQATTVRRPEYDTPLHRKLREFNLKLGHQVRRQVTAVYEKCTKGVAISTDHLSKLQTMGEETLDTLTEGTQNLEGVHRAMDFATGSHLLPSFKKALPSLQSSSSSPVQS, translated from the exons ATGTCCGTAGTCCAgggagaagacgacgaatcggacGAGGAGGTCTACGGTTCCGGTAGGGCACCGGCCGCCGTCGTATCGGCTCAGGTCGTTCCAGGAGAAGCGTCGGAATcggacgaggaggacgaggaaaCGCCGAGCGACAACGTTCCAATCGAATTGGAGTCGCCGTCGTCCTCTCGCGATCCGcaggcgacgacggttcGAAGACCTGAATACGATAC GCCACTGCACAGAAAACTCA GGGAGTTCAACTTGAAACTTGGACACCAGGTTCGGAGGCAGGTAACAGCTGTATACGAGAAGTGCACAAAAGGAGTTGCTATATCAACGGATCATCTCAGTAAACTGCAGACGATGGGAGAG GAAACCCTCGATACTCTCACTGAAGGGACGCAAAATCTCGAGGGAGTTCACAGGGCGATGGACTTTGCAACGGGAAGCCACCTCTTGCCGTCATTCAAAAAGGCACTTCCATCATTGCAGTCTTCAAGTTCGTCTCCTGTACAGTCCTAA
- the LOC136185102 gene encoding uncharacterized protein: MKTLAALLLLSLCGGWNVAATSLAKRATLEEEIVAAALGNVEPHKGPSAKEIADAILEKLGDAQSEAGCRDGTVEGRFPVSCNVQACAGEWTGHIADASDQICADGWHVCSPAENGGNARDAVLVGTIDFVDGKNVDGCYAYNANNDFGKCRHLNCDESNANDMGAVGKKCNLKSGQKSCLNTGRIDLKGRACGFFKEGETDGLLCCKDVVSSYSESGCKDASTEATFPSTDLVQGCAGKWIGAIDFAGLQLCAPGWDICSPVDVSFHAALLKKISFSEASKPSGCFPYKASNDFGQCRPLDCSKQNNNDLGAVGKSCNLKSGQSSCLASGRIDLKNRACSTFTSGVTTGILCCKRKTYNIIVKTINIG, encoded by the exons ATGAAGACGCTCGCTGCCTTGCTTCTTTTGTCGCTGTGTGGTGGCTGGAACGTGGCTGCTACGTCGTTGGCTAAACGGGCTACACTAGAAGAG GAAATTGTTGCCGCGGCTCTCGGAAACGTCGAGCCGCACAAAGGACCTTCAGCAAAG GAAATAGCTGACGCGATACTTGAGAAACTCGGCGACGCTCAAAGCGAAG CGGGGTGCCGAGACGGAACGGTCGAAGGCCGCTTTCCCGTTTCGTGCAACGTCCAGGCGTGCGCCGGCGAGTGGACGGGTCACATCGCCGACGCGTCCGACCAGATCTGCGCCGACGGATGGCACGTCTGCtcgccggcggagaacgGCGGAAACGCTcgcgacgccgttctcgtAGGCacgatcgacttcgtcgacggtaaaaacgtcgacggttGCTATGCGTACAACGCGAACAACGACTTCGGAAAGTGCCGTCATCTCAACTGCGATGAAAGCAACGCTAACGACATGGGAGCCGTGGGAAAGAAGTGCAATTTGAAGAGCGGACAGAAATCCTGTCTCAACACTGGACGTATCGATCTAAAGGGAAGGGCGTGCGGATTTTTCAAGGAAGGGGAAACGGATGGTCTGCTGTGTTGCAAAG ATGTGGTTTCTTCCTATTCCGAGTCTGGGTGCAAGGACGCGTCGACCGAAGCGACATTCCCGTCCACCGATCTCGTCCAAGGTTGTGCCGGCAAGTGGATTGGCGCAATCGATTTTGCCGGGTTGCAGTTGTGCGCTCCTGGCTGGGACATCTGCTCGCCGGTTGACGTTTCGTTCCATGCGGCGTTGCTGAAGAAGATCTCGTTTAGTGAAGCATCGAAGCCGAGCGGATGCTTTCCCTACAAGGCTTCAAATGATTTTGGGCAGTGTCGGCCGTTGGATTGCAGCAAACAGAATAACAATGATTTGGGAGCAGTGGGAAAGAGCTGCAATTTGAAGAGCGGCCAGAGTTCGTGCCTGGCCTCGGGAAGAATCGACTTGAAAAACAGAGCCTGCTCAACGTTCACATCGGGCGTCACAACTGGAATTCTTTGCTGCAAACGTAAGACTTATAATATCATAGTCAAGACTATTAATATTGGATGA
- the LOC136185084 gene encoding heat shock 70 kDa protein 12A-like yields the protein MSGGTAGEGAASRPSHFVVAAIDFGTTFSGYAFSFTRDPDSIHMMRKWEGGDPGVSNQKTPTTLLLKPDGEFHSFGFGARDNYHDLDEVEARKWLYFEKFKMNLHSTQDLHKGVEIEAANGKRVLALKVFAHALEFFKEHCLQELSDQSSTQILNDDIRWVITVPAIWKQPAKQFMRQAAYEAGLAHPDNPEQLLIALEPEAASIHCRKLKQRETVPEEAETFAAPPVAADFPAGTQYIVVDCGGGTVDVTVHETEERGTLKELHKASGGAWGAIGVDHEFEQLLRQIFGHAFIADFQITKPAGWVDLMIAFEAKKRAVTMTKSNPLNISLPFSFIDHYLKVRGETVEEAIKRYGNKDIRWSSQGMLRLAPGAMQELFEPVVRKAINHVSDMLAKPDLAGVRFLFLVGGFAESPLLQSEIRRTFGSGSERGVRVIIPQDPGLAILKGAVLFGLDPTVVRVRRSALTYGVGVLNAFVDGKHPTEKKTIKGGLAWCTDVFDTFVVVDQCVALGDIVVRSYTPARADQTSTIISIFCSDKEHVRYTTDPGVRRCGELHLDMPDTRGGKDRELQMSMMFGDTEIKVEAMDLTSQRKAHASIDFLNK from the exons ATGAGCGGCGGCACCGCCGGCGAAGGGGCAGCAAGTCGCCCGTCGCACTTCGTCGTTGCTGCAATCGATTTCGGAACGACGTTCAGCGGCTACGCGTTCTCATTCACGCGCGATCCCGACTCGATTCACATGATGCGCAAATGGGAGGGTGGCGACCCGGGCGTCTCGAATCagaagacgccgacgacgctccTGCTCAAGCCCGACGGCGAATTTCACTCGTTCGGCTTCGGCGCACGCGACAACTATCACGACTTGGACGAAGTCGAGGCACGCAAGTGGCTCTActtcgaaaaattcaaaatgaatTTGCATTCGACTCAG GATCTCCACAAGGGCGTCGAGATCGAAGCGGCCAATGGAAAACGCGTCCTCGCATTGAAAGTCTTCGCTCACGCTCTCGAATTTTTCAAGGAGCACTGCCTCCAAGAATTGTCTGATcagtcgtcgacgcaaaTACTGAACGACGACATCCGATGGGTGATCACCGTGCCGGCTATATGGAAACAACCAGCAAAGCAATTCATGCGCCAAGCGGCATACGAG GCGGGCTTAGCTCATCCGGACAATCCGGAGCAACTTCTCATTGCTCTCGAACCAGAAGCGGCATCGATACACTGCCGAAAGTTAAAACAGCGCGAAACTGTCCCGGAAGAAGCGGAAACGTTCGCCGCTCCACCGGTCGCTGCCGACTTTCCCGCCGGCACGCAGTACATCGTCGTAgattgcggcggcggcacagTCGACGTCACGGTGCACGAAACAGAAGAGCGCGGCACGCTGAAAGAACTCCACAAGGCGTCGGGCGGCGCGTGGGGCGCAATCGGCGTCGATCACGAATTCGAGCAGCTACTTCGTCAAATATTCGGCCACGCTTTCATTGCCGACTTTCAAATAACAAAGCCGGCCGGCTGGGTCGATTTGATGATtgcgttcgaagcgaaaaagcGTGCCGTCACGatgacgaaatcgaatccCCTCAACATATCATTGCCCTTTTCGTTCATCGATCACTATCTCAAGGTGCGCGGCGAAACGGTCGAGGAGGCAATCAAACGCTACGGAAACAAGGACATCCGATGGTCGTCTCAAGGAATGCTTCGTCTCGCTCCCGGCGCCATGCAGGAGCTGTTCGAACCGGTCGTTCGCAAGGCGATCAATCACGTGAGCGACATGCTCGCCAAGCCGGATTTAGCCGGCGTTCGATTTCtatttctcgtcggcggttTCGCCGAGTCGCCGTTGCTCCAGTCCGAGATTCGACGCACGTTCGGAAGCGGAAGCGAGCGCGGCGTGCGCGTCATCATCCCGCAGGATCCCGGTCTCGCGATCCTCAAAGGTGCCGTCCTGTTCGGACTCGATCCGACCGTCGTGCGCGTGCGCCGATCGGCGCTGACGTACGGTGTCGGCGTCTTGaacgcgttcgtcgacgggaaacatccgacggagaagaagacgatcaaAGGCGGACTCGCCTGGTGCACGGACGTCTTCGacacgttcgtcgtcgtcgatcagtGCGTCGCGCTCGGCGACATTGTCGTGCGGAGCTACACGCCGGCGCGTGCCGATCAGACGAGCACGATTATCAGTATTTTCTGCAGCGACAAGGAGCACGTGCGTTATACGACGGATCCCGGCGTTCGACGATGCGGCGAGCTTCATTTGGATATGCCGGATACGAGAGGCGGAAAGGATCGCGAGCTTCAGATGAGCATGATGTTCGGCGATACCGAGATCAAAGTCGAAGCGATGGACTTGACCAGTCAGCGGAAAGCGCACGCTTCGATAGACTTTTTGAATAAGTAG